The Candidatus Zixiibacteriota bacterium genome includes the window AACGCTGTTTATTCTTCTCATCGTAGCGACTATGATCGGCTATATGCTGATTAGAGTACGCCCAAACGATCTCCAGAAGAGCATCGGCAGTATTGAACTGGAAGATCCTGAATGAGCATTGCTCATCTTTTGTGCGAGAGAATGGACTTGACAATGTGGAGATTTGGAATAAGATAGTATCCTTGCGCTGGCTTTCCACCAGCAATCAGTCGGAGAGGTGCCGGAGCGGTTGAACGGGGCGGTCTCGAAAACCGTTGAGCCTTCGCGGGCTCCCAGGGTTCGAATCCCTGCCTCTCCGCCTTGCAACCTGTTGTACTACAATTATATACGAGCATTCAGGGCTTTAGCGGAGAGGAAATAGTTCGAACCCCCTTGAGCCGTAACCCCTTGTATTGTAAAGCAGTATTACTTCGAGCCAGTAAGGTTCTCATCGATTTCTATCTCTCGCGATGCCCGCAGATAATCGGTGTTCGAGTACCGTGGATTGCCTAGACTGCGCGTACCGGGGATATTCGTTCCGCTGATATTCTGAACCCGAATCGAGAACTGTAATCGTCTGTCATCTCCCGGATTGAAGACTCATTTCCGTATTTGAAGAGATATTATAGTACTTCTTCATGATTCAATTTGTGGGTATAGCTGCTTGAGCTTGATTCTTGCGTTCTTTGTTGTGAATCGCCAGTCGACGCCCTTTTGACTCTGGTTGCGCTCTCTATACCACTCACGCGCCTCTTTCCTTAACGTTTCAATGTGAGGTATCCTTCGATTAAGACATTGTCTTGTGAACACGCTCAACTCGATCTCCGCAATGTTCAGCCAACTCCCGTGCCTTGGTGTATGGTGTATCTCAAGCCGCTCCAAAAGACGCCGCGCTTCTCGTGGCTCGAACGCCTCGTAAAGGGACGCAGGCTTGTGCGTGTTCAGATTGTCCATGACCAGAACCACCTTTTCCGCTTCCGGGTAATCCACATCCAGAAGTTCCTTAATCTCATGCGCCCAGTCAATCATCGTCTTGCGCTCCCGGACGTTCACCTTCCGCCAGTTGCCCAGAGGCTCGTTAAACATGAAATTGTTCGCCGTCCCGTTCCGCTCATATTCGTAATCCACGCGCTCCGCCCAACCGGGGGCCGCTTCTATCTTCCGGCGGGTCTCCTTGATTAGCTGTGTCGGTTGCTCGTCCATGCATACAACCGGATAATCCGGATCATAAGGCCGCTTGTAGACTTCCAGCACGTCCTCCATGTGCGCGACAAAATCCGCATTCTGTTTCGGCGGTATCACCCAGGATTTCCTCAGGTGCGGTTTAAGTTCGTTTTTTTAAGCGTCTGCCGCACGGTCTCGTGTGAAATGCTTTCCACTACCTCCAGTTCCACCATCTTGTCCGCCAGCAGATGCAGCGTCCAGCGCGCTCGGCCCTTGGGCGGCTTGCTGCAACTCAGCGCGATCAAGCGGGCCTCTTTTTCGCCGTCGAGTAGTTTTTCCCGCGGCGGCATTTCGCGCTTCTTTCGATTCAGCGCCGCATCGAGCCCCTGCTCGACGAAGCGTTTCCGGATGCCCTCGACCGTACGCGCATGGCAAGAGAAAGCCTCGGCAATGCGCCAGTCGGTCCAGTTCGGTCCGTCGGCATCGGCCTTCAGCAGGATGTGGGCATGCCGAATCCTGTACGCAACGGTCTTGCCCTTGGCGCTAAGTTGCTCCAGTCCTCTACGCTCTCGGTCCGAGAGCCGCACAATGTACTTCTTGCTCATGGCGATCCTCCATCAGGAATATAAAGTCCTCATGAAGATATCCACCAGATTACGTCACTCCTATATTTAATCATGAAGGAGTACTAGGGCCATTCATACCCGTCGCTATGCCAAGCAAGTTCCTGGCCACCACATCCAGGTTGATGTGACATTCCTTACTCTCAAGAACCCCGAGGACAGGAAGGTCCGTCGTTTCCAATACACTGCCATAGATGATGCCACCAGGATCCGGGCTCTGAAGATCTACAGACGTCATACTCAGAACAACGCCATTGATTTCATAGATTACGTGATCGATAAGTTTCC containing:
- a CDS encoding IS630 family transposase (programmed frameshift) — encoded protein: MSKKYIVRLSDRERRGLEQLSAKGKTVAYRIRHAHILLKADADGPNWTDWRIAEAFSCHARTVEGIRKRFVEQGLDAALNRKKREMPPREKLLDGEKEARLIALSCSKPPKGRARWTLHLLADKMVELEVVESISHETVRQTLKKNELKPHLRKSWVIPPKQNADFVAHMEDVLEVYKRPYDPDYPVVCMDEQPTQLIKETRRKIEAAPGWAERVDYEYERNGTANNFMFNEPLGNWRKVNVRERKTMIDWAHEIKELLDVDYPEAEKVVLVMDNLNTHKPASLYEAFEPREARRLLERLEIHHTPRHGSWLNIAEIELSVFTRQCLNRRIPHIETLRKEAREWYRERNQSQKGVDWRFTTKNARIKLKQLYPQIES